One part of the Sesamum indicum cultivar Zhongzhi No. 13 linkage group LG14, S_indicum_v1.0, whole genome shotgun sequence genome encodes these proteins:
- the LOC105176792 gene encoding uncharacterized protein LOC105176792 isoform X1 — protein MIVLNSHHYPPVPSSPAATFRLIAFTTPQNYAGRLSHFIRLKGWGPLWCPTLAVEPTPQTISAVQHFFLTPNPPLHYFSAVAFTSRTGIAAFAEALAGIDKPPLGPTPSGLVESLGMGRGRKVLCPAPLVIGLEEPPVVPKFLADLGRKGWVPVRVNAYETRWRSGVAELVEMMEEECGVDAIVFTSTAEVEGLLKSLGEVGLDWEMVRRMCPRMVAAAHGPVTAAGAEKLGVGIDVVSSRFDSFEGVVDALEYRWKSYEC, from the exons ATGATAGTCCTCAATTCACACCACTATCCTCCCGTCCCTTCTTCTCCGGCAGCCACCTTCCGTCTCATTGCCTTCACCACCCCGCAAAACTACGCCGGAAGGCTTTCTCACTTCATTCGACTCAAGGGCTGGGGTCCTCTCTG GTGTCCCACCCTCGCCGTCGAGCCCAccccacaaaccatttccgcCGTTCAACACTTCTTTCTCACACCCAATCCCCCTCTCCACTATTTCTCTGCCGTAGCATTCACCTCCAGAACCGGAATCGCAGCCTTCGCGGAAGCCTTGGCGGGTATCGATAAGCCTCCGTTAGGCCCGACGCCAAGTGGGCTGGTGGAGTCGTTGGGAATGGGCAGAGGGAGGAAGGTTTTGTGCCCTGCGCCACTCGTAATAGGATTGGAAGAGCCGCCGGTGGTGCCCAAATTTCTGGCGGATCTAGGCCGGAAGGGGTGGGTTCCCGTTAGAGTGAACGCGTACGAGACGCGATGGCGCAGTGGCGTGGCGGAGCTGGTGGAAATGATGGAGGAGGAGTGTGGAGTAGACGCCATTGTTTTCACGAGTACCGCAGAGGTGGAGGGGCTGTTGAAGAGCTTGGGAGAAGTGGGACTGGATTGGGAGATGGTGAGGCGGATGTGTCCGAGGATGGTAGCGGCGGCGCACGGGCCTGTGACGGCGGCGGGGGCGGAGAAATTGGGTGTGGGGATTGATGTGGTGAGCTCCAGGTTTGATAGTTTTGAAGGCGTTGTGGATGCACTGGAGTACAGGTGGAAGTCCTATGAATGTTAG
- the LOC105176793 gene encoding kinesin-like protein KIN-14I, producing the protein MTSDMAQSLRSSRSSFGSSNGFEAHSHNSYATSNGDDYDSDGSNFAPPTPNTLSSVMPPELAGAIPLIDKFQVEGFLRAMQKQIHSAGKRGFFSKKTLGLQVREKFTFEDMLCFQKDPIPTSLLKINSDLVSRAVKLFQVILKYMGVDSSDRVTPISLDESIELVSKLYKHALKRSELRDELFMQISKQTRNNPDRHSLIKAWELMYLCASCMPPSKEIGGYLSEYVHTVAHSASSDSEVQILAMNTLNALKRSVKAGPRHIIPGREEIDAVLTGKKLTTIVFFLDETFEEITYDMATTVADAVEELAGIIKLSTYSSFSLFECRKAAVISKSADPGNEEYIGLDDNKYIGDLLADFKASKDRSKGEILHCKLTFKKKLFRESDEAITDPMFVQLSYVQLQHDYVLGNYPVGRDDAAQLSALQILAEIGYVVSPETCTDWTSLLERFLPRQIAITRAKRDWELDVLSRYRSMENLTKDDARQQFLRILRTLPYGNSVFFAVRKIDDPIGLLPGKIILGINKRGVHFFRPVPKEYLHSAELRDIMQFGSSNTAVFFKMRVAGVLHIFQFETKQGEEICVALQTHINDVMLRRYSKARAAANGSINGHPSDNVRPPTVDFNEKRVLELSKSLEESENKVNQLQEDLHEKQKQELKMKEDLESLKSILRSEKHYLEEIICECDKLRTLCDEKDSALQAAFLEKQSIEVKFAKLNSQGLENNIRKELVETNSQVLRKTQDELKACSAQLHAVEESKRKLVNEKTSLEERLSRLERNNNDEIAIIKENFEQERKTMKLHISELEKKLEESKRKLGEAQSAIAIKDTELSALQNNLRELEELREMKEDIDRKNEQTAAILKRQGAQLAEMEALYKEEQVMRKRYFNMIEDMKGKIRVYCRLRPLSEKEISEKERNAMASVDEFTVEHTWRDDRVKQHMYDRVFDGRATQEDVFEDTKYLVQSAVDGYNVCIFAYGQTGSGKTFTIYGSEGNPGLTPRAISELFRIMKRDNKKFSFTLKAYMVELYQDTLIDLLLPKNAKRLKLDIKKDSKGMVVVENVTLLSISSYDELQSVMERGSEQRHTTGTLMNEQSSRSHLILSIVIESTNLQTQSVARGKLSFVDLAGSERVKKSGSSGSQLKEAQSINKSLSALGDVIGALSSGNQHIPYRNHKLTMLMSDSLGGNAKTLMFVNISPAESNLDETYNSLTYASRVRSIVNDPSKNVSSKEVARLKKLVAYWKEQAGQRGDDDDLEEVQDERSRKDKTDNRHSL; encoded by the exons ATGACGTCTGATATGGCACAAAGCTTGAGATCAAGCAGGTCCTCATTTGGCTCTAGCAATGGGTTTGAAGCCCATTCCCACAACTCTTATGCCACCTCAAATGGTGATGATTATGATTCTGATGGTTCCAACTTTGCTCCACC CACGCCTAATACTCTCTCATCAGTTATGCCGCCTGAACTTGCCGGTGCTATACCATTGATTGACAAATTCCAG GTGGAGGGATTTTTGAGGGCTATGCAGAAGCAGATTCATTCAGCTGGTAAACGTGGTTTCTTCTCTAAAAAGACACTGGGATTGCAAGTTCGAGAGAAGTTCACCTTTGAGGATATGCTTTGCTTCCAGAAG GATCCTATCCCTACCTCACTTCTGAAAATAAACAGTGATCTTGTTAGTAGAGCAGTTAAGCTGTTCCAAGTCATCCTGAAGTATATGGGAGTTGATTCCTCTGATCGAGTTACTCCAATTAGCTTAGATGAAAGCATTGAACTTGTTAGCAAACTATACAAGCATGCTTTGAAGCGTTCTGAACTTCGGGATGAACTCTTTATGCAAATTTCAAAGCAGACAAGAAACAACCCTGATAG GCACTCTTTGATTAAGGCATGGGAGCTCATGTATTTATGTGCATCCTGCATGCCTCCTAGCAAGGAAATTGGTGGCTATTTGTCTGAATATGTACATACTGTGGCACACAGTGCCAGTAGTGATTCTGAAGTGCAAATCCTTGCAATGAATACGTTAAATGCTTTAAAGCGTTCTGTTAAGGCTGGACCACGACATATAATACCTGGACGCGAGGAAATTGATGCTGTTTTGACTGGTAAAAAGCTTACAACTATAGTGTTTTTCTTGGATGAAACCTTTGAAGAGATAACATACGACATGGCCACAACTGTAGCTGATGCTGTTGAG GAGCTTGCTGGgataatcaaattatcaacATACTCTAGCTTCAGTTTGTTTGAGTGTCGTAAGGCTGCTGTTATTTCGAAATCAGCAGACCCCGGAAATG AGGAGTATATCGGTTTAGATGATAACAAATATATCGGAGATCTACTTGCCGATTTTAAGGCATCAAAGGACCGGAGTAAAGGAGAGATTTTGCACTGTAAACTGACATTCAAAAAGAAGCTATTTCGGGAGTCTGATGAAGCTATTACAGACCCAATGTTTGTGCAGTTATCATATGTCCAA CTACAACATGATTATGTATTAGGCAATTATCCGGTCGGAAGGGATGATGCTGCACAGCTATCCGCGTTGCAGATTCTGGCTGAAATTGGATATGTTGTTTCTCCAGAAACATGCAC CGATTGGACATCACTTCTGGAGCGATTTCTCCCAAGACAAATAGCAATTACTCGAGCGAAGAGAGACTGGGAACTAGATGTTCTTTCTCGTTACCGTTCAATG gaaaatttgacaaaagatGATGCTAGACAACAATTTTTGCGCATCTTGAGAACACTTCCTTATGGGAACTCAGTGTTCTTTGCTGTCCGTAAAATTGATGATCCTATCGGACTGCTGCCAGGGAAAATTATTCTGGGCATTAACAAGCGTGGG GTTCACTTCTTCCGCCCTGTTCCAAAGGAGTATCTACATTCAGCTGAGTTAAGGGACATAATGCAATTTGGCAGCAGTAACACTGctgtttttttcaaaatgagaGTTGCTGGTGTCTTGCATATATTTCAGTTTGAAACAAAACAG GGAGAGGAAATCTGTGTTGCCCTTCAAACACATATAAATGATGTGATGCTGCGCCGCTACTCCAAGGCACGTGCCGCTGCAAATGGTTCAATTAATGGACATCCTTCTGATAATGTTCGACCACCTACTGTTGACTTCAATGAGAAGCGAGTTTTGGAATTATCGAAATCTCTTGAAGAATCGGAAAACAAAGTGAATCAA TTGCAAGAGGATTTAcatgaaaagcaaaagcaagaactgaaaatgaaagaagatttGGAGAGTTTGAAAAGCATTTTGAGGTCTGAGAAGCATTATTTGGAAGAAATAATTTGTGAATGTGACAAACTGAGAACTTTGTGTGATGAAAAAGATTCAGCACTACAG GCTGCATTTTTGGAGAAGCAAAGCATTGAGGTGAAGTTTGCAAAGCTGAATAGTCAAGGACTGGAGAACAACATTAGGAAAGAGTTGGTTGAGACAAATAGCCAG GTCTTGCGTAAGACCCAAGATGAACTAAAAGCATGCAGTGCACAGTTGCACGCTGTAGAAGAATCCAAAAGGAAACTTGTGAATGAGAAAACATCTCTTGAAGAAAGACTTTCAAGACTTGAAAGGAATAACAATGATGAG ATTGCTATTATTAAGGAGAACTTTGAACAGGAACGCAAGACCATGAAGCTTCATATTTCTGAActtgaaaagaaattggaaGAGTCCAAACGAAAATTGGGTGAAGCACAATCGGCTATTGCCATTAAGGATACCGAGTTGTCTGCTTTGCAAAATAATCTTAGGGAATTGGAGGAGCTTAGAGAAATGAAAGAG GACATTGACAGAAAGAATGAGCAAACAGCGGCAATTTTGAAGAGGCAAGGGGCTCAATTGGCTGAGATGGAGGCACTTTACAAGGAAGAACAAGTTATGAGAAAACGATATTTTAACATGATTGAAG ACATGAAAGGCAAGATTCGAGTCTATTGTCGATTGAGGCCTCTCAGTGAGAAAGAAATATCTGAGAAGGAGAGAAATGCGATGGCGAGTGTGGATGAATTCACAGTAGAGCATACATGGAGAGACGATAGAGTGAAACAACACATGTATGATCGTGTTTTTGATGGCCGTGCTACCCAAGAGGATGTTTTTGAGGATACCAAG TACCTGGTGCAATCTGCTGTCGATGGATATAATGTTTGCATATTTGCATATGGACAAACTGGTTCAGGGAAGACGTTTACAATTTATGGATCTGAAGGCAATCCTGGGCTCACTCCACGTGCTATCTCTGAACTTTTTAGGATTATGAAGCGGGACaataaaaagttttctttCACTTTGAAG GCATATATGGTGGAattatatcaagatacactaATAGATCTCTTATTGCCGAAGAATGCAAAGCGTTTGAAATTGGACataaaaaaagattcaaaG GGTATGGTGGTTGTGGAAAATGTAACACTCTTGTCCATTTCATCCTATGATGAATTACAAAGTGTTATGGAGAGAGGGTCTGAACAACGTCATACAACAGGGACCCTGATGAATGAGCAAAGTTCGAGATCACATTTAATACTTTCCATTGTTATAGAGAGTACCAATCTTCAAACTCAATCTGTAGCCAGAGGAAAG CTAAGCTTTGTGGATCTTGCTGGATCTGAAAGAGTGAAGAAGTCAGGGTCTTCTGGTAGTCAATTGAAGGAAGCTCAAAGCATCAACAAATCACTTTCAGCTCTTGGAGATGTCATTGGTGCTTTATCTTCCGGCAATCAGCACATTCCCTACCGAAATCACAAGCTAACTATGTTGATGAGTGATTCACTGGGCGGTAATGCTAAAACTTTGATGTTTGTAAACATATCTCCAGCCGAATCAAATTTGGACGAGACCTACAACTCTTTAAC GTACGCATCCCGAGTACGGTCAATTGTGAATGACCCTAGTAAAAATGTGTCATCAAAGGAAGTGGCTCGTCTTAAGAAGCTAGTTGCCTATTGGAAGGAGCAGGCTGGTCAAAGAGGTGATGACGACGATCTGGAAGAGGTCCAAGACGAACGAAGTCGAAAAGATAAGACTGATAATCGTCATTCTCTGTGA